Proteins co-encoded in one Phycodurus eques isolate BA_2022a chromosome 14, UOR_Pequ_1.1, whole genome shotgun sequence genomic window:
- the foxi2 gene encoding forkhead box protein I2, translated as MIEPESHHQNQHHSSAPRGAQQGPDMAVYCDSLSGMYHHHHHHHHHHQQQQQQQQPPQSLQNPAHRAAGFGLHGEFASPPSPYLWGVNPAPPAAAAAAPYLHAGSPSAPFGPPSYGSPRPFLAAGSPAFGGPELGWLSVASQEDLLKLVRPPYSYSALIAMAIQNAHDKKLTLSQIYAYVADNFPFYKKSKAGWQNSIRHNLSLNDCFKKVPRDEDDPGKGNYWTLDPNCEKMFDNGNFRRKRKRRSDPAPVAGATKMEDGARAPTPKPADNSQLSPSDTDALSDNLKTASPSSCFSNFYSSMSSLGGPAAASGGRQAGPLGLLDELSSRNIGALQGPYHAGGQQDSAGSEHGGDGLHFNRGVYYNAFGGGQGGQFNSHLYNSFSVNSLIYPRDGAEL; from the exons ATGATCGAGCCCGAGTCCCACCATCAGAACCAGCATCATTCCTCCGCACCCAGAGGCGCGCAGCAGGGCCCGGACATGGCCGTGTACTGCGATTCCCTGAGCGGCAtgtaccaccaccaccaccaccaccaccaccaccaccagcagcagcagcagcagcagcagccgccTCAGAGCCTCCAGAACCCCGCTCACCGAGCCGCCGGCTTCGGCCTGCACGGCGAGTTCGCCTCCCCGCCCAGCCCGTACCTGTGGGGCGTCAACCCCGCACcaccggcggcggcggcggcggcgccttACCTGCACGCCGGCAGCCCCTCGGCGCCCTTCGGCCCGCCCTCGTACGGCTCCCCGCGGCCGTTCCTGGCCGCCGGCTCGCCGGCCTTCGGCGGCCCGGAGCTAGGCTGGCTGTCGGTGGCCAGCCAGGAGGATCTGCTGAAGCTGGTGCGGCCGCCGTACTCGTACTCGGCGCTGATCGCCATGGCCATCCAGAACGCGCACGACAAGAAGCTGACGCTCAGCCAGATCTACGCCTACGTGGCTGACAACTTCCCCTTCTACAAGAAGAGCAAGGCCGGCTGGCAAAACTCCATCCGCCACAACCTGTCGCTCAACGACTGCTTCAAGAAGGTGCCGCGCGACGAGGACGACCCCG GCAAAGGAAACTATTGGACGCTGGACCCCAACTGCGAGAAGATGTTTGACAACGGAAACTTCCGGCGAAAAAGGAAGCGAAGGTCTGACCCGGCGCCAGTGGCGGGGGCCACCAAGATGGAGGACGGCGCGCGGGCCCCGACGCCCAAACCCGCCGACAACTCCCAGCTCTCGCCCTCGGACACGGACGCCCTGAGCGACAACCTCAAGACGGCGTCGCCGTCGTCGTGCTTCAGCAACTTTTACAGCAGCATGTCCTCTCTGGGGGGCCCGGCGGCAGCCTCCGGGGGGAGACAGGCGGGGCCCCTGGGCCTGCTCGACGAGCTGTCCAGCAGGAACATTGGCGCTCTGCAGGGCCCCTACCACGCGGGCGGCCAGCAGGACTCGGCGGGGTCGGAGCACGGCGGCGATGGTCTGCACTTCAACCGCGGCGTGTACTACAACGCCTTTGGCGGGGGGCAGGGCGGACAGTTCAACAGCCACCTGTACAACAGCTTCAGCGTCAACAGCCTCATTTACCCCCGAGACGGGGCCGAGCTATAG